The following is a genomic window from bacterium.
TGGTGATTGGTAACTGGTAACTGGTAACTGGTAATTGGTAATTGGTAATTGGTAATTGGTGATTGGTAACTGGTGATTGGTAACTGGTGATTGGTAACTGGTGATTGGTAACTGGTGATTGGTAACTGGTGATTGGTAACTGGTGATTGGTAACTGGTGATTGGTAATTGGTAACTATTTAACCAGTTACCATTTAACCAGTTACCATTTAACCAATTACCATTTAACCAGTTACCATTTAACCAGTTACCATTTAACCAATTACCATTTAACCAGTTACCATTTAACCAGTTACCATTTAACCAGTTACCAAAAAAGGAGGGAAGAATAGATGAAGGTAGCTATAACTGCACAAGAAGGTTCAATGGATTCTATGGTTGACCCGCGATTTGGACGGGCAAGATTCTTTGTTGTCTGTGATACCGAAACAGACATCTTTGAGGTGGTCGATAACCAGCAGAATCTTCAAGCCATGCAGGGCGCAGGCATCCAGGCAGCACAGAATGTTGCCAGTACCGGAGCCCAAGTAGTCATTACCGGCAATTGCGGACCAAAGGCATTTATGACCTTGCAAGCAGCAGGTATCAAAATTGTTATCGGAGCAGAGGGA
Proteins encoded in this region:
- a CDS encoding NifB/NifX family molybdenum-iron cluster-binding protein, translating into MKVAITAQEGSMDSMVDPRFGRARFFVVCDTETDIFEVVDNQQNLQAMQGAGIQAAQNVASTGAQVVITGNCGPKAFMTLQAAGIKIVIGAEGKVSEMLEKFKKDECQYVQNPNVEGHWA